In Mytilus edulis chromosome 4, xbMytEdul2.2, whole genome shotgun sequence, the following proteins share a genomic window:
- the LOC139521421 gene encoding uncharacterized protein codes for MIRKKNRIHRKAKKFNKQSDWNKFKKIRNKVTGLIRKSKEDYNNNLINKIMNGSPSCTNWWKTVKQFSGIKPSDKGIPPIERKGTLIFDDIEKANEFNSYFASQSKLDDIETDNLSNLNDAVNNLNEIELNETEIEDTLNVLNPSKASGFDTLSPSLLKEASSIIKYPLCKLFNLSLRKAEFPSQ; via the coding sequence atgattaggaaaaaaaatagaattcatAGAAAGgctaaaaaatttaataaacaatCTGACTggaataagtttaaaaaaataagaaacaaagtCACTGGACTTATTAGAAAATCTAAAGAAGATTACAATAATAACcttataaacaaaattatgaatgGTAGCCCGTCTTGCACTAACTGGTGGAAAACAGTTAAACAATTTTCTGGTATTAAACCAAGCGATAAAGGTATACCACCTATCGAACGAAAAGGGACATTAATCTTTGATGATATTGAAAAAGCAAATGAATTTAACTCTTACTTTGCTTCACAATCTAAACTAGACGACATAGAGACCGATAACTTAAGTAACCTTAACGATGCTGTTAACAACTTAAACGAAATTGAattaaatgaaacagaaattgaGGATACCTTAAATGTTCTTAATCCGTCTAAAGCATCTGGATTTGACACGTTAAGTCCAAGTTTATTAAAAGAAGCTTCATCGATCATAAAATATCCTCTTTGCAAATTATTTAATCTGTCGTTAAGGAAAGCTGAATTTCCTAGCCAATGA